A genomic segment from Acyrthosiphon pisum isolate AL4f chromosome A3, pea_aphid_22Mar2018_4r6ur, whole genome shotgun sequence encodes:
- the LOC100168401 gene encoding uncharacterized protein LOC100168401, translated as MMLEMGDKTAAAWTAWWILTFSLVHSAVSVGGGGGGGGASDIWPLERPDGMPVIQSLEVMCGKDHMDVHLQFTHPFEGIVSSKGQYADPRCVYVPPSTGKTFFTFRIAYARCGTKPDLNGQFYENTVVVQYDKDLLEVWDEAKRLRCEWYNDYEKTASKPPMVIADLDVIQLDFRGDNVDCWMEIQHGKGPWAPPVSGIVPLGSTLTLVVAINDYRGEFDMRVKSCAASDGGGHVIQLTDDQGCVLRPKMISGFLKARTSDERASVITYAFFHAFKFPDALSVHIRCKVEICRHGCLDHCQTDERASAGHLLQQQQQQQLQYGPVDRKDQQNDRLDYVQTVVVNTDQPSAQAQMAVHTPFDTTSHNNKPQPGQNKETLNRDGFPHGPRNLDDGVVAPSEGSGDEKQQPAATPASSNNGTAGDQTASGVAHLQRRRRRRSVNVSDAGNADVGVSGLYDVISQSDLAFTPDTKTDSEAVTIFQGRIREDVVYGICMPVHGFGALFVMFAGSAIVSVVVAGFQLHKYQVRRETQKMMSVQAHQHSVAAAAVAAGGGYIHNSLAGIVALNKLIASKTAAATAVQTRRNS; from the exons ATGATGCTAGAGATGGGCGACAAGACCGCCGCTGCATGGACCGCTTGGTGGATCCTCACGTTTTCt TTGGTGCACAGCGCTGTGAGCGTtggtggtggtggaggtggtGGCGGTGCCAGTGACATTTGGCCGCTGGAGCGGCCCGATGGCATGCCGGTGATTCAGTCACTGGAGGTGATGTGTGGCAAGGACCACATGGACGTGCATTTGCAGTTCACACATCCGTTCGAAGGCATCGTTTCATCCAAGGGACAGTACGCTGACCCGCGGTGTGTGTACGTGCCGCCGTCCACCGGAAAGACGTTCTTCACTTTCCGCATAGCGTACGCGCGGTGTGGCACCAAGCCTGACCTCAACGGTCAATTCTACGAGAACACTGTGGTTGTCCAGTACGATAAGGACCTGCTGGAAGTGTGGGACGAGGCCAAGCGGTTGCGGTGCGAGTGGTACAATGATTACGAAAAGACTGCGTCCAAACCACCCATGGTCATCGCCGACCTGGACGTTATACAGTTGGACTTCAGAG GTGATAACGTCGATTGTTGGATGGAAATACAACACGGAAAAGGACCATGGGCTCCACCAGTTAGCGGTATAGTGCCTTTGGGTTCTACGTTAACGTTAGTGGTAGCCATCAATGATTATagag GTGAGTTTGACATGAGAGTGAAATCTTGCGCCGCGTCCGACGGAGGCGGGCACGTCATTCAGCTGACGGACGACCAGGGGTGCGTGTTAAGACCAAAAATGATTAGTGGGTTCCTCAAAGCTCGGACTTCAGACGAACGAGCGTCCGTCATCACTTACGCGTTCTTCCACGCCTTCAAGTTCCCGGATGCGCTTAGCGTGCATATCCGCTGCAAAGTGGAGATTTGCCGTCATGGTTGCCTGGATCACTGTCAGACAGACGAACGTGCATCGGCCGGACATTTACttcagcagcagcaacagcaacagctcCAGTATGGGCCGGTGGATAGGAAGGACCAGCAAAACGATCGGTTGGACTACGTCCAAACGGTCGTGGTCAACACGGACCAGCCCAGTGCTCAAGCGCAGATGGCGGTGCACACTCCGTTCGATACCACCAGTCACAATAACAAGCCACAACCTGGTCAAAACAAG GAGACGTTGAATCGGGACGGTTTCCCGCACGGACCACGAAACCTTGACGACGGTGTAGTCGCACCATCGGAAGGCAGCGGCGATGAAAAACAGCAACCAGCCGCGACGCCAGCGTCCTCCAATAACGGAACAGCGGGTGACCAGACGGCCTCGGGCGTCGCGCATCTGCAGAGGCGCCGGCGCCGGCGTTCTGTGAACGTTTCGGACGCTGGCAACGCGGATGTGGGCGTCAGTGGGTTGTACGACGTCATATCACAATCGGACCTGGCGTTCACGCCGGACACCAAGACGGACAGCGAGGCAGTAACCATATTCCAGGGACGGATCCGTGAGGACGTGGTGTACGGCATTTGCATGCCGGTACACGGGTTTGGCGCGCTGTTCGTAATGTTCGCGGGTTCAGCGATCGTGTCCGTTGTGGTGGCCGGGTTCCAGTTGCACAAGTACCAGGTGAGGCGGGAGACGCAAAAGATGATGTCCGTCCAGGCGCACCAGCACAGCGTGGCTGCGGCCGCCGTAGCCGCCGGTGGAGGTTACATACACAACTCGCTTGCCGGCATCGTGGCACTGAACAAACTGATCGCGTCCAAAACGGCCGCCGCCACCGCAGTCCAAACCAGACGAAACAGCTAA